One window of Microcoleus vaginatus PCC 9802 genomic DNA carries:
- a CDS encoding chlorophyll A-B binding protein, producing the protein MQEQKRNAWKWGFSEGAENWNGRLAMIGFSAAVIIELVSGQGLLHFWGVM; encoded by the coding sequence ATGCAAGAACAAAAACGCAACGCTTGGAAGTGGGGCTTCAGCGAAGGAGCCGAAAATTGGAACGGTCGTTTGGCGATGATTGGTTTCTCTGCCGCTGTCATCATCGAATTGGTTTCCGGTCAAGGCCTGCTTCACTTTTGGGGCGTGATGTAA